The DNA segment AACACTGATAAAACATCAGAAGAAAGTATGGAAAAATTTTccaaattattatataactcCATAAAATATAAGGAACACATGCCTGTATCTAACATCAATACAAACCGAATTTTCTTAACACCATGTCGAATCTATAATATGGAAGTTATAAGAGCCATAGATACCTGTGCTGATTGTACGATTATATCACGTCACTTGAAAGATAGTTTAAAGTTGGAAGAATCTgataaagaagaaaaattaagTGTTACTAATGGCCatataagtttaaaaaaattaaaaggaaatttatcaataactATTAATGATAACACTTATGAATTGTACGATACACTGGTTGCAAAGCATGACTTCGAAGGATTTGATATTTTACTTGATACCAATTTATTAAAACGATTAAATGCTGTCCTAGACTGTCAAACAGGAAAATTGATCTTTGATGAAGATAAAACTTTAGCTAATAAAGCTATTTGTCATCTAAGCAATAAATACACTTATGAGAACAGTTCTAGATTTTCGCTGAAGTTGAGAAAAGAATATAAAGATTGTTTTGCGGAAAGTGAAATGGATATTACCTCAGGAGAAGTTGTATGTCAACAACAATTCTTCTTCGACTGAGATCTTAAGAAATATCCTACTTACCTCATCCCATTAAATTTAGAAAGCACTGCCATTGAAATTGCAGAGCAGTGGGTGAAAGCAGGAGTACTGAAAAAAGGCACAGCAACTCTGAATCATCCTACTATGTTAATAAAGAAACCCAATAGCACATAACGTTTAGTTATAGATTTACGTAAAATTAATGACATAACCAAGAAATTAGATATCAGACAAAAACCTGTTATAGAAACTTTTATAGAAATGTAACCATTTTATTATTGCTCTCGTATAGATTTAAAGTCTGCTTATGCTCAATTCATGCTTCatgaaaataatagaaataattttggACTAACAGTATGCTCCAGAAATTATGTTTATCTGACATTACCAATGAGAGCGAAAAATTCTAGCCATTTATTACATATAGAAatgcaaaaaatatttgctaCCTTGATTAAATCTAAAAAACTTGTCTTATACAATGATGATGCTCTTTTATTGACAGATGATACAGATCCTGAAATACACATGAATCTACTTCATCAATTCTTTTCTTTAATGAGAAAATACAAATTGAAGACATCATTTAGTAAATCttcattctttttaaaacaagTAGAATTTTTGTCATTTACTTTTGATAAAGAAGGTTGGAGACCTTCACAATCTagtataacaaaaattttaaactcaAAAATTCTACAAACCAAGAAACAATTACTCCGATTTTTGTTGGCCACTAATTACTTTAGATcttgtataaaaaattattctcaAAAATCTGCCAAATTATTTGCACTGACCACaggaaagaaaaataaaaacataatattaGAGGGAGAAAACTtgaaactttataaaaatattgttgagGATTTAATAAATCCgcaaaagttaaattttggagattttaataaaaaatattatttacatacTAATTCATCTGAAACTGATCTAGGTGGATGTTTAACACAAATGATTGACATAAACGGcgtaaatgtaaaaaaaccATTAGCCTTTTATTCTATGAAATTACCATATTCTGTTAGGAAAAGGCATTCAACATATCTTGAATTAAAAGCAATTGTAGAATGCCTCAAGCATTggtcatatattttaataaaatgcaAAAAAGGCATCGAAATAATATGTGGCTATAAACCTTTGATTACAATAAAGAATACAGCTACTGAAAGTAGATTTGTAGAATTACTTAATTAATTAGCTGAATTTGATACCGACATTACATACCGAAAAGGAGAAGATAACGTAGTTCCAGATTGGTTATCTAGACTTCATGaatatgaagaaaaaatacaaaaggaagataaaattaatttacagATGGTAAATTGGACACAACTAGAAGAATCTTTACATACATATGcagttataaaaaaacgaAAGCGGAGAAGACCGAAGAAACTCAAAGTTGAAACTATAAGCAACGAAAATGAATTCAAATTACTCCAAATGATTGCTAATCAACAAACCATATTGAAGACTGAAGAACTAAAGGAATACCAAGAGAAAGATGAAATCATTCAAAAGGCATTATCAACAGGATTTCATTTAGATTatcctataaaaaaaattaatggaattgtaaaaatcaaaataaataatagaaCTATTGAAGATACCAAAGGTCAgttttcaaaaaaagaaaatgaaggATTTGTCTGCTTCATACCACAATCATTAAGcaacaaaataatatctcTGTTCCATGAAAATAGACATTTCTCATACTTAAAAACTAGAGCAATGCTAAGACAATTAGCAAACTGTGAAAAGATGGCAATGAATATAAGAAAGGTTTTGAATAATTGTATAGAATGTGCTAGAAGAAATAGTGCACTAACGAGACAATCAAGTGCAAAAGTTACATCTTATGCTGAATATTCTATGGATTCATTATCATTAGACCTTC comes from the Strongyloides ratti genome assembly S_ratti_ED321, scaffold srae_scaffold0000028 genome and includes:
- a CDS encoding Zinc finger, CCHC-type domain-containing protein — its product is MNIAREYDQASYIELVEQLKKKHKDGIKKLQLEKPLDKSKAEETSELLKRKPKEDRIQKQIDIMIELLPSNVQQHVEDREFYKWNHFMAVVKSKYDLEKRKKFDDERFRKIDRGKRSQNNRNNKLTNPENKTETKGKLIICNSCGKQGHIAKNCYSKKEIKKTALLNVMGEEKNNSIELNSKTLFNLENKSTNNTDKTSEESMEKFSKLLYNSIKYKEHMPVSNINTNRIFLTPCRIYNMEVIRAIDTCADCTIISRHLKDSLKLEESDKEEKLSVTNGHISLKKLKGNLSITINDNTYELYDTLVAKHDFEGFDILLDTNLLKRLNAVLDCQTGKLIFDEDKTLANKAICHLSNKYTYENSSRFSLKLRKEYKDCFAESEMDITSGEVSAYAQFMLHENNRNNFGLTVCSRNYVYLTLPMRAKNSSHLLHIEMQKIFATLIKSKKLVLYNDDALLLTDDTDPEIHMNLLHQFFSLMRKYKLKTSFSKSSFFLKQVEFLSFTFDKEGWRPSQSSITKILNSKILQTKKQLLRFLLATNYFRSCIKNYSQKSAKLFALTTGKKNKNIILEGENLKLYKNIVEDLINPQKLNFGDFNKKYYLHTNSSETDLGGCLTQMIDINGVNVKKPLAFYSMKLPYSVRKRHSTYLELKAIVECLKHWSYILIKCKKGIEIICGYKPLITIKNTATEREDNVVPDWLSRLHEYEEKIQKEDKINLQMVNWTQLEESLHTYAVIKKRKRRRPKKLKVETISNENEFKLLQMIANQQTILKTEELKEYQEKDEIIQKALSTGFHLDYPIKKINGIVKIKINNRTIEDTKGQFSKKENEGFVCFIPQSLSNKIISLFHENRHFSYLKTRAMLRQLANCEKMAMNIRKVLNNCIECARRNSALTRQSSAKVTSYAEYSMDSLSLDLLCPAIPDEEFKYVMNVQDNYTRYLWNIPLKTKSYKEI